Proteins encoded in a region of the Methanocaldococcus sp. genome:
- a CDS encoding HemK2/MTQ2 family protein methyltransferase, which yields MIINIEGIKIKLHPEVYEPSEDSILLLKNLVDVKNKEVLEIGVGTGLISIACAKRGAKKVVVGVDINPYAIEIAKENAKLNNVDIIVFKSDLFENVKGKFDVILFNPPYLPTSEDDKIDSYLNYAFDGGKSGREILDRFIDELPNYIKKNGVVQILQSSLTGEKETVDKLKSLGFYVKKVDTLKVPFEELMVINGIYKG from the coding sequence ATGATCATAAATATAGAGGGGATTAAAATAAAATTACATCCAGAAGTTTATGAACCATCTGAAGATTCTATATTATTATTAAAAAATCTTGTAGATGTTAAAAATAAAGAAGTTTTAGAGATTGGAGTAGGCACTGGATTGATATCTATAGCCTGTGCAAAAAGAGGGGCTAAAAAGGTTGTTGTTGGCGTTGATATAAATCCTTACGCCATAGAAATAGCGAAAGAAAATGCTAAACTAAATAATGTTGATATTATAGTTTTTAAAAGTGATTTGTTTGAAAATGTCAAAGGAAAGTTTGATGTAATACTTTTTAATCCTCCATATTTACCAACATCCGAAGATGATAAGATAGACAGTTATTTAAATTATGCATTTGATGGAGGAAAAAGTGGAAGAGAAATTTTAGATAGATTTATTGATGAATTGCCAAACTACATAAAGAAAAATGGAGTTGTTCAAATACTTCAAAGTTCATTAACTGGTGAAAAAGAAACAGTTGATAAATTAAAATCTCTTGGTTTTTATGTTAAAAAAGTAGATACTTTAAAAGTACCTTTTGAGGAACTTATGGTTATAAATGGAATTTATAAAGGTTAA